CGTTTCCGGCGTCGGGAGTCGTTTCGGCCGCCGATTCGGCGGCCATCTCCTGGGAAACGCCTTCCGCCGTCTCGCGTGTCGTTTCGGCGTGCTCGTCCTCCGTTTCGGGGTCGGGCGGGGAGGGGTCGTTCGACATATCCCGTCGTTACCGAGCGGGGTGCAAAAGCGTATCGCACCCAACTGTTTTGATACCCGGCGGAAATGGAGGTAGTATGAAGGTCTTATTGGGAATCGGCGGGAGCGATGACTCCCTTACCGCGCTCTCCCGAACCGTCGAGCGCGCGGTCGCGGCGGACGACGAACTGACGGTCGCCATCCTTGACAACCCGGAAAGCGATCTGGCGAAGGACGACATCACGGAGAAGGTACAGGCGGTACTGGACGACGTCGGGTTCGACGCGACCGTTCGGGACGTCTCCGGCGACCCCGGGAGCCGACTGCTCGACATCGCCGAAAGCGAAGGGTTCGAACAGATCGTTCTCGGCGGCGGCCAGCGCAGTCCGATGGGGAAGATCCGCTTGGGCCAGATCGCGGAGTTCGTCCTATTGAACTCGCACGTCTCGGTGAAACTAGTACGATGAGTCCCGACCGCCGGTTCCCGGACGAGCCCGCCGGGCCGTTCCCGGAACCACCGCAGACGTTCACCGACCGCGAAGGGCGAGACATCGAGGTCCGTCCCTTCGAGGAGGGGGATGCGGAAGCACTCGTCTCGATGTACGTCGATTTCGACCCGGCCGACCGGGCACAGGGGATTCCCCCGGCCACGGAACCACGGGTGCGCAACTGGGTGGAGACGTTAACCGACGGCGACGGGTTGAACGTCATCGCGTGGGACGGTGACGAGGTCGCGGGTCATGCGACCCTCGTTCCCGACGGGAACTCCTCCTACGAACTCGCCATCTTCGTGCATCAGGGGTACCAACGCGCCGGAATCGGATCGCACCTCATCCGTACCCTCCTCGGCTACGGGCGACAGGAAGGCATCGACAAGGTGTGGCTCACGGTCGAACGATGGAACCGCGCCGCCGTCAACCTCTATCGCAACGTCGGGTTCGAAACCGCCGACGCCGAGAGTTTCGAGCTAGAGATGGTTTTGCGGTTGTGAGATTTTTTCACGGCCATCCTTTCGTTACCGTGTCGTATGCTATATTCAACCGAACGATTTTTGCTCGCGCGACCACCATAGCCGCGTAATCGTGAGCGATCTACTGTCCATCTCGAATCTCAAAACGCAGTTCCACACCGAGCGGGGAACTGTCGAAGCGGTGGACGACTTCGAACTGAATATCCGCGAGGCGAAACGATCGGACTCGTCGGCGAATCAGGGTCCGGAAAGAGTGTTACCGCGCTCTCGGCGATGCAACTCATCGACGACCCGGGTGAAGTCGTCTCGGGTGATATCGAATTCCAACACGCCGAAGTCGCCGAAACGTTCGCCGAGAAATATCCGAGCGGCGTCGGGGAGTTCGTGTTCCCCGACGAGGGCTACATCGACATCATGGCCGCGCCCGAATCCGTCATGCGGGACATCCGCGGCAGCGAGATGGGGATGATCTTCCAGGACCCCATGACCTCGCTCAACCCGGCACTGACCGTCGGCGAGCAGGTGGCCGAAAGCCTTCGACTCCACCAGTACGGCGGCCAGCGAAAGGATAGCTGGTGGAACGCGGTGCGGGAAATCGCCCCGAAACTCGGCAACGACGAAATCGACGGCGAACTCCTCGAAGACACCATCGACATCCTCGAAGAGGTGGGGATTCCGGAACCGGAATCCCGCGTGGAGGAGTACCCACACGAGTTCTCGGGCGGGATGCGCCAGCGCGTCCTCATCGCCATCGCGCTCGCGTGCAAGCCGAAACTGCTCATCGCGGACGAGCCGACGACCGCACTGGACGTGACGATTCAGGCCCAGATTCTCGACCTCATCAACGACCTGCAGGACGAGTTGGGCATGTCCGTCTTCATGATCACCCACGACCTCGGCGTCGTCGCCGAGACCTGTGACCGCGTCGCGGTGATGTACGCGGGCGACCTCGTGGAAGTCGGTCCCGTGGACGAGATTTTCCACAACCCGAGCCACCCGTACACCTACGCGCTCCTCGAATCCGTCCCGCGCGAGGACAAGGAACGGCTGACTCCCATCGAGGGGAACGTTCCCGACCTCATCGACATGCCGCAGGGGTGTCACTTCGCCGACCGCTGTCCGTGGGCGCAACCCGAATGTACGCAGGGTGAAATTCCGAACCTCCAACACGGTCCGGAGGACCTGGACCACCGCGCCAAGTGCGTCCTCGAATCGTTCGACAAAACGGAGTACATCCAGGAACAGGAGAGTCTCACGACCAGTGACCACGAAATCGGCGACACGCTGGTCGAAGTCGATCAACTGAAGAAGCACTACTCGCGCGCGGACGACTTCCTCGACAAGTGGCTCTCGGACGGCGACGACAGCGTGAAAGCGGTCGATGGCATCTCGTTCGACATCTACGAGGGCGAGACCGTGGGGTTGGTTGGCGAGTCCGGCTGTGGCAAATCGACCGCCGGGCGGTCGCTGCTCCGGCTCGAAGACCTGACCGACGGGCGAGTCGTCTTCGCCGGAACGGACCTCGGCGGCTTGGACGGCGACGAGATGCGCGATCGGCGCAAGGACGTCCAGATGATCTTCCAGGACCCGCTGTCCAGTCTGGACCCCCGGATGTCCATCGGGAGTATCATCGCGGAACCGCTCAAGATCCACGGATTGGCGAAGGAGAACCGACGGGAACGCGTGGAGGAACTGATGGAGAACGTCGGCCTCGACCCCAGTCAGCGCGACCGGTACCCGCACGAGATTTCCGGCGGCCAGCGCCAGCGTGTCGGCATCGCCCGCGCGCTCGCGGTGGACCCGGACTTCATCGTCGCCGACGAACCGGTCTCGGCGCTGGACGTCTCCGTGCAGGCCCAGATCATCAACCTGCTCGAAGACCTGCAGGACGAGTTCGGCCTGACGTTCCTGTTCATCGCGCACGACCTCTCCGTGGTTCGGCACATCTCCGACCGTATCGCCGTGATGTACCTCGGCGAAATCGTGGAGATAGCGGACACGGACGAACTGTTTGCCGATCCGAAACACCCCTACACGCAGGCGTTACTCTCGGCGATTCCGGAACCCGACCCGAGAGCGGACACCGACGACCGCGTCATCCTCAAGGGCGACGTTCCGTCGCCCATCGACCCGCCGAGCGGCTGTCACTTCCGGACGCGCTGTCCGCAGATTATCCCACCGGAGGGAATGGACATCGACCAGCAGGCGTACCGCGAAGTGATGAACTACCGCGAGCGAGTCGAAAACCGCGCCATCAACCTCGATTCGATTCACGAGCAGGCGGCGGAGGGAGGGGCCCCGACACAAGCCGCGACCGACGGCGGTGAAAAGCGGGCGGACGCCCAGTCCACGGCGGACGTGGAATCTCCCGCTTCGACGGACGAACCGATGGGCCGACAGCCTGTGGACGATTCGTTCCACGCCGTTCTCTGGGACAGGTTGTTCGAGACGGAACCGACGGGCGAACCGCGTGAGGTCGTTGCCGAATCGTTCGACCATCTCGCCGATGGCGATTGGGAATCGGCGGAGTCACTCCTGCGCGAACAGTTTGCGAGCATCTGCGAGCAGCAGAATCCGGTGCTTCAGGACACGACCCACCCGTCGGCCTGTCACCTCTACGACCAACCGTAGTAGTCGATTCGACATTTCTGTTCATCGAGTTCCTTTATTCACCATCTCGAAACACGCGTGTGCAATACCACGCGTCGAAGGAGCATAGACGACGATGCCGCCAGATTCGTCGCCGAACCATCCCGGAACGTCGTTTTTCCTAATGAAAAACGGTGTTCTATTTAAGAATCCAAACTTTATGTGCGGAAATGTGGCTAATTGTTGGCGCTGTTCGACTGTTTCTTTCATTTCTTTCCCGTTCTGAATACTATTGGTCCGGTATGTTTATATACAACATGTGACCACACTGGCGTATGGCGTCACGCGACAGATTGACTGACAGACGTAATTTCCTCAAAGCTGCTGGTGGTGCCGCGGCAGCAGCGACGCTCGCTGGTTGTATCGGCGGTAACACGGGCGACGACGACAGTTCGACGAGCGATGGTAACGGTGGCGGAGACAACACCGATAACGGAAACGGCGGCGACAAGAGCGGCACGCTGACCTACACCCGCGGTAGCGGTTCGGGGTCGCTCGACTTCCAGAACACGACGAGCGGTGAAGCCGCGAAGGTGACGAACCAGATTTACGACACGCTCATCGCGTTCAAACCCGGAAAGACCTCCCTCACCGAAGGGCTCGCGACGAACTGGAAGGTCGACGGCAAGACGGTCACGCTCGACCTCCGGAAGAACGTCAAGTTCCACAACGGAGAGACGTTCACCGCGGACGACTTCGTCGCCTCCTACCGACGGTTCGTGGATACGGATTACAAGTACTACCCCGGCAAGAAGTACGCCTCCTCGTACGGTCCGTACACGCTCGGCGTCATCGAGGACGTGAAAGCGAAGAGCGACAACGAGTTGGAGATCACCTTGGAGAAGAAGTACGCGCCGATCCTGCCGAACCTCGCCATGTTCGTCTCGGCGGTTCACTCCAAGAAAGCGATCGAGGAGAAGGGCAAGGACCTCAAATCGGACCCTGTCGGCACCGGGCCGTTCAAATTCAAAAACTGGGACACGAACAACAACCGAATCCGCCTCGAAAAGAACGACGATTACTGGGGCGATGGTCCCTACGTGGACGAAGTCGTCTTCACGGTCGTCGGGAGCAACACCTCGCGCGCCCAGACGCTCGACACTGGCAACGCCGACATCATCGACGGACTCGGCGCACAGTCGTCCAAGCAGGTCAAGCAGTCCGGCAACGCGGAACTCGTCTCGGCCGCCGGTATCAACGTCGGCTACATGGCGTTCAACATGGCGAAGGTGAAGCCGTTCCGGAAGAAGAAGGTCCGGCAGGCCATCAGCTACGCCATCAACACGAAGGCCATCGTCAACACCATCTTCGATGGTATCGCAAAGGAGGCGAACCAGCCGATTCCGGAAAGCGTCATGGGCTACAACGACAGCATCAGCCCGTACGAGCACAACCCGGAGAAGGCGAAGAAGTTGCTGAAGGAAGCGGGCTACGGCGACGGTTTCTCGTTCGAGTTGGCGACGTTCAAGAACCCGCGGACGTACAACCCGAGTCCGATTCAGGCCGCCCAGACGGTCAAATCGAACCTCCACCAAGTCGGTATCGAGGTGACCATCCACCAGCAGGCGTTCGATCCGTTCCTCGATTACACCAGTAGCGGAAAGCACGACGCGTGTTTCCTCGGCTGGATGACGGACAACGCCGACCCGGACAACTTCTACTACGCGCTGCTCCACCCCGGCGTCTCCATCGACAAGGTTCCGAAGGGACAGGACTGGGTCAGCTTCGACGCGGAGAACTTCAACACGCTCAACGTGGCCGGATGGGCGAACACGGACTTCATGAAGCTCGTCGAGGACGCGCAAGTGACCTACGACAACGCGACGCGGAAGAAGAAGTACAAGAAGGCGGGCAAACTCGCACACGACGAAGCGCCGTGGGTGTTCATGGACCACGCGAAGGACCTCCGTGGCGTTCACAACAGGGTCAGCGGGTTCGAACTCGCACCCATCAGCGGTCCGTTCCTCCGTCTCGTGAAACTCAACTGACTGATTGTAGTAACGAGCATTTTTTGACCCCGCAAAATTGACCTTGGTGTAGATGATATCCAAGCGGTTTGTTGTCAAGCGACTGTTGCTACTCGTTCCCGTGCTACTCGGGGTGGCGACGTTCGTCTTCGCCATTCTGCAACTGTCACCGGGTGATCCCGCGAAGGTGGTTGCCGGTCAACGGGCGTCGAAGGCGTTCGTCGAGCAAGTTCGCCACCAGATGGGACTGGACCAACCGATTTGGGTCCAGTACCTCGATTTCCTGTGGAAGGCGCTTCACCTCAATCTCGGAAAGTCCTACCAGATTCAAAAGGGTGTTCCGGTCACGAACATCCTCCTGCACAAGCTTCCCGTTACCGTCGAGCTAGCGATTTACGGGCAGATATTCGGCATCCTGTTCGGAATCCCGCTCGGCGTGATTTCGGCCATCAAGCAGGACTCCGCGACCGACCACCTCACCCGCCTCGGTGCGCTGACCGGCATCAGCGTCCCGATTTACTGGAGCGGACCGCTCATCATTCTGTTGTTCGCCCAGATTCTCCATCTGTTCCCGCCGAGCCAGCGCATCGCATCACAGTTCAGCATTCCGCTTGTCACCGGCCTCATCACCGTCGATACGTTGTTGAGCGGTAACCTCGCGGCGTTCCAATCGGCCGTGATGCACCTGTTCTTGCCCGCGCTCGTCATCGGTATCTACTCGATGGCGCTCATCTCGCGCATGATGCGGTCGTCCATGCTGGAGGTCGTCCGGCAGGACTACATCCGAACCGCCCGCGCGAAGGGGCAGGGAACCAAGATCACGATGCTGAAACACGGCTTCCGAAACGCGTTGATTCCGGTCATCACCGTCATCGGTATCCAGTTCGGTACCCTGCTCGGCGGCGCAGTGCTGACCGAAACCGTCTTCGGGATTACGGGTATCGGAACGCTGCTCGTGAACGCGATCGAAGTCGGTGACTTCCCGGTTGTACAGGGAACCGTGCTGACCTTCGCGCTCCTGTTCACCCTCGTCAACCTGTTCGTCGACATCACCTACTCCTATCTCGACCCGAGGATCCAACAATGAGCACACAAACAGAAAACAGCGAAACGGTTTCCCGTGGCTTTTTCGAACGCCTACGGGCGTCGCCGTTCCTCTCCGAACTCCTGTCGAATCGCCTCGCCGTCACCGGACTCGCCATCATCGTCTTCATGCTCGTAGTGGCGATTTACGCGAGATTTACCATCGATCTCGATACCATCAAACAGACACAGATCGGGGTGATACCGAGCATGCACCCACCGAGCGCGAAGTATCCCTTCGGAACGACCCAACTGGGACGGGACATCTTCCCGCGCGTCCTCTACGGGGCGTGGTACGCCATGCTGTTCGGAACGGTAACGGTCGTCGCCTCCACGACGCTCGGTGTCGGTCTCGGCATCGTCGCGGCCTACTACAGCGACCTCACCGACAACATCATCATGCGGACGATGGACGTGCTGTTGGCGTTCCCATCGCTCCTGCTGTCGCTCGCGTTGGTCGCGATTTTCCCCAATGAATGGGGCTTGTGGCGCGCAGTCGCCGCACTGACCCTCGTCTACACGCCGCGATTCGCCCGCGTCGTCCGCGGAGCGGCCCTGAAAGTGCTCGAAGACGAGTACATCGATGCGACGGTGGCGTTGGGGGCACAGAACGCCCGCGTGCTGGTCCGCCACGTTCTGCCGAACTGCCTCGCGCCGATCACGGTGCAGAGCACGCTCAACTTCGGCCTCGCAATCCTCGACCTCGCGGCGCTATCGTTCCTCGGATTCGGTGGCGCTCCGGGTACCCCGTCGTGGGGACTGATGCTCTCGAACGGCGTCAAGCACGGCCTGTTCAGCATTCCGAGTGCGTGGTGGTGGTCGTTCTTCCCCGGCCTCTTCCTCGCGGTCACGGTGCTGGGCTTCAACCTCCTCGGTGACGGGATGCGCGACGCGCTCGACCCCCGGATGCGCGAAGCGGTCGACTGATGGATTTCGCCGGTTATCTGCGCCCGCGACTCCGTCTCATCGTTCGATTCGGACTTTTTGGCATTGTCCTCAGCAGTGCTGCCATGCTCCTCGTCGTCGCTAATGGAGAGACGGTCTCGTTCGCCAGTCGGAAGACGTTCGCGGTCACTACACTCGCGTTCGGGTTCGCCATCCTCGGCTGGTCGGGTTCGGTGTTCGCTGGGTCCGCAATCGAAAATGTGCAGGAACACCTCGATACGAATTCGAACTGGACGGAGGCGGGGTCCCGCCGAGCCATGACGGCCATCGGAAGTTTCGGCGCTGGCGGCATGCTCGGCGTCGTCGTTATGACGACCGTCTTGCGTGCGGCACACTGAGCCGCAACATTTTTTATTATATCATTGTTATGGAGTATATGGTCGTCTTCGAAACACTGTTTGTGGGCGTCTTATTCGCCCTATTCGGCGTCGTCGTCACGACAAAGCCGCAGGAAGTGTTTGGGATCAGACAATCAGTTGCGGTCGCATCGACCGGCGAACTCGGCGAGTTCGGTGTCGCGCGGTATCAGACCTACGGGTTGCTCTGTGTCCTCGCCGGATTGCTTCTCGCATTGGTTCCCTTCTTCCTTCCTTAAGGCTCGACGAGTTTCGACGCGAACCACTCACCGGCGACGGTGGCAACTGCCTCCAGCGTTCCCGGTTCCTCGAACAGGTGCCCCGCCCCATCGACGACCTCCAATCGCTTTTCACAGCCCAACTCGTCGTACGCTTCCCGATTCAGTTCGAGGACGTCGGTGTCCCGTCCGCCGACGACGAACAGCGACGGGGCGGTCACATCGGCGAGAGCGTTCATCGCGAGGTCCACGCGCCCGCCGCGCGAGACCGTCGCTCCGATGTCCGGACGGCGTGCGGCGGCACGCAGTGCAGCGGCCGCACCCGTACTCGATCCGAAGTACCCGACACGACGCTCCGCGATTCCCCGCTCGTCTTCGAGCCACTTCGTCGCCGCGACGAGGCGGTCGGTCAGTAATCCAATGTCGAACCGATTCGCGTACGTCTCGTCCTCCGCTTCGGTGAGCAAGTCGAACAGGAGCGTCCCGAGGCCGAACTCGTGGAGTCGATCCGCGACGAAGTTGTTTCGTGGGCTGTGCCGACTACTCCCGCTCCCGTGTGCGAACACCACGACTCCCGTCGAACCCTCCGGAACGTCGAGAAACCCGTCGAGGCGAACGGAATCGATGGGTATCTCGACCGTGTTCTCCCCCGGCATATCGCGCTGACTATCGTCGCGAGAGTGCCTAACCTTGGTGGCTCCACGGTCCAACGCTCGCCGATCACCGATCACCAATTACCAGTTTTCGATCACCGATTACCGGCAAGCCGTTGCTCCGCGTCGTCCCGCTCCGCGGGCGTGTTGACGTTTACCGTCCATCCGTCGGTTTGCCCCACCAGCATCGTATTCTCGGCGACGAACCGCTCGATGGACTCCGCGAGTTCGTATTCGCCGCGCACCGACAACTCGGTCTCGGCACACGCCTCGAAGATCGAGGGACTGTAAACCGCGAATCCCACCGCGATGAGGCTCGGTTCGGGCGGGTCGTCGGGTTCCTTTTCGATTCCGAGTAACTCACCGCCGTCCGTCACGTCACAAATAGCCTTCACGCGCGCCGCCTCAGTCGGGACTTCTTCGACCTGTTGTACTGCATCCACTCCCACTTCGCGCTGTCGTGTGACCAGCGGTTCGAGGTCCGCGCGGATCACACAGTCGCCGTCGAAACACATGAAATCCCCTTCGACGTACGGTTCGGCCTGCAACAGCGCGTGTGCCATCCCCAACTGCTCGTCCTGTCGGACGTACGTTATCGGGACGCCGGAGAACGACGCCCCGTATCGTTTCCGAATCCGTTTCCCTTCGTATCCGACGACGACGACCAACTCCTCCGCGTCGAGTTCGAGGGCGTTCTCGAAACAGCGAGTCAGGATCGGTTTTCCGGCTACCTCGACCAGCGCTTTCGGTTTCTCGTCGGTGAGTGGCCGAAGACGGGTTCCTTTTCCGGCGGCGAGGACGACTGCTTGCATAGGGTTGCTACACGCTACACCCCCACGACGGATAATTTCGGGGTCTATGCTCGAACGTTTTCCCCGATTTGCTCGCCGAACTCGCCATCCTCGAAGACGATGTGGCCGCGAACCATCGTCGTCTCGGGGAACACACCCTTCCACCCTTCGAACGGCGTCCAGTCGCAGTTGGTATGGAGGTCGTCCGCTCGAATCTCGCGGGATTCATCGGGGTCGACGAAGACGAGGTCGGCCATCCGACCCTCCTCGATTCGGCCCTTTCGCGGCAGTCCGAACACCTTCGACGGGTTTCGAGCCGTGAGGTCGGCGACGCGTTCGTAGCTGAGATTCCCTTTGCGTGCTTGCTCCAACAGGAGCGGGAGCATCGTCTCGACGCCTGGTACGCCGCTCGGTGCGTCCCAGATTCCGGCGTCCTTCTCCTCGCGCGTGTGGGGTGCGTGGTCGGTCGCGATCATATCCACCGTCCCGTTCGCCACGCGTGCGAAGACTTCCTCGCGGCGCTCTTCGCTCCGGAGCGGGGGATTCATCCGCCCGAACGTCCCGAGTTCGTCGAGGTGGTCGCGCGAGAGTAACATGTGATGCGGCGTCACCTCGCAGGTCGCACCCGCGTCCTTCGCCGCGTCGATTCCCTCCGGCGTGCTGGTGTGGGCGATGTGCAGTCGCGCGTCGAGGTCGTTCCCGATTTTACACGCCCGTTCGACGGCGTCGGCCTCGGCTTCCGCGGTTCGGTAGGCGCTCCACGCGTCCGCGTCGTCGCGAGATTTCGCGTCCGAGTCGAACAGGTCGGCGTTCTCGGCGTGCACCGTCACGACGATGTACTCGTCCGTCGCTCGCTCCACCGCCACCCGAAACAGGTCCTCCTCGATACCCATCTTCCCGGTCGAATCCGCCAGAAACACCTCGCCGAGCGCGAGAATCGGCTTCTCGAACAGTTCGTCCGGATTCCAGTCGGGTGTGACACCCCCGTTGATGCCGTAATCGACGTAGGATTCGGCCGCGAGTTCGGCTTTCTCGTCGAACGACGTCGCATCGACCGTCGGTGGGTTGGTGTTCGGTTGGTCCACGACCGTCGTCACGCCACCCGCAGCAGCGCTCTTGCTACCGGTCTCCCACGTCTCCTTGTGTGAAAAGCCGGGCTGTCGGAAGTGGACGTGAGCGTCGATAGCGCCGGGTAACAACAGTTTTCCAGTCGCATCGACCACCTCGCCGGACTCCGTGAGCGAAGAGCCGACGGCCGATATCCTCCCGGCGTCTGTGTCGATACGAACGTCTCGTCTACTCCCAGAAGGTAGCGTCGCGTTCCGGATTGTGAGCATACTCGCCACTGTTCCGGGAATCGCCCTAAATCCCTCGGTCAACGTGTTCGACCGTCACGTCCGCGCCACCGACCAACATCTCCTCGATTATCTCGACGACGCGCTTCGGGTCGCTATCACCGTCCACCTTGGCGATACTCCCGACCGAATCGGGATTGAACGGGACGTCGAGGGCGGAATAAATCGGGTCCAAGACGCCCGCGATTTCACCGTGGTCGTCTACGATGACGACGCCGGAAACGAGCGCCGCGCCGGTTCGAACCCGTTGTGCCACGCCGGCAACCTTCCCCTTCCACTGGAGCGAGTAATCGCCCGGACAGAACGACCGTTCCGGCTCGCCGCGCTGGGCCGGAACACCCAGTCGCCAGAACGCGCGCTGGAGGTCCTCCGTGATTTCGGCGTACCGCTTTTCCATGCCCGTTCGCATGTCCGCCAGCGGGACCGTTTTGGCGAACGCAACCGTCGTTCCGGTGTATGCGACGGCACGTCCACCGACGCTTCGTTCGAGAGGTTCGAACCCACACGCCCGCGCGACGGATTTCGCGACGTCGTACTTCTCGGCACGGGTATCCCGCCGCCCGAACGCGACCTGTCGATGTGGCGTCCAGACGCGGACCGCGGATTCCTCCGTGTCCGCCGTCTCCGTGAGCATCGCGGCAGTGACCTGCCGGTCCTCATCCCGCGTCTCCGCCTGCCCACGCAGCACACGCATGGGCCACTATTGTGACCCGATGTATGTAAACGCTCCCGCTCGTAACTGGGTTCATGGTCGGGCTTCCCCCTGACGTGCTGTCGCGCTATCCTCGATTTTCGATCTACAACTCGCCGTACGCCGCACACGATGACGGCTGTGCTATCGACCTCTATCCCGACAACGAGGAGCCACGGACGCCCCTCGCGCCGAGTCCCGTCGCTGGTGAGGTGGTCGAAACCCGGACGGTAACGGCCCCGTCGAAACCCTACGCCGTGGAGCATGACCATCTCATCGTGATCGATACCGGCGACTACCTCGCGCGCACCCTGCACGTCGACCCATCGGTCGAACCGGGAGACACGGTCGAAGTCGGCGACTCGCTCGGTGAGTTGGTTCGCTCGGGTTTTTTCGCGCCGTGGGTCGCAAACCACATTCATCTCGGATTCCGCGAACTCGGATCGAACCCCGTGCGCGCATCCGGGTCGCTCCCGCTCGACCTTCCGGTAGACGTGGAACCGATTCCGTGGGACGGCACCGGGCAAGTGGTCGAGACCGGGGACACGTTCGTCGTCCTCGATTCGCCGGTGCATCCCGCCCCCGGCGAGCGCTTCGCGGGCATCGAAGCAGTGGTCGGCGGCGATGCCGTGGTACTGGATGGTGGACTGCCACACTACGAGGGAGGCGGCGTACTCCGTACGCCGGAATATCGAGCGGTAACGCCGCGAGATGGCGGTGCGCTCCGCGCACCGGAAGGTCGAGTGGAAACGGAATCGGAACCAGTGGCCCCGGAGCCAGTCTCACTGTTCGACGCTCGTGTCGGGAGGTCCGTCGGTCGCACCGTGACGTGGGACGACGTGAGGGTTTGTGCGAACGGCGAACCGATTACCGGCCTCTCCCTGTTCGTCTCGCTGGAGCAGTTCGGCGCGAAACTCGTCCGTCCCGGCCACGACTTTTCGGTCGGCGACTCGATTTCGGTGGAGATTCGCTGAGCTATCGAGTCCCTGTTTTGGCTTACTCCGCGCTGTTTTCGTATTCGTCCTTCAGTCTCTGGTATCGGTCATCCTGACGAATCTGGTCCCATCTTCGTTTAAAAACCTTCGTCACTATTTGAACTCGATATCGTCCAGTTCCACCCCTTCGCCGAACAGCCACGCGGCGTGTTCGAGGGCGTAGTCCCGATGGCCTTCCTCGATGTAGCCGACCGCATCCTCCACGATGATGGGTTTGAAATCGCGCAGTCCGGCGCTTCCGGCAGTGTGAAGCACACAGACGTTCGCCAGCGTCCCACAGATGAGCAAGTCGTGGATGTCGTGGGCGTTCAGGTAGCCTTCGAGGTCGGTCTGGTAGAAGGCGTCGTAGGTGTACTTCGTGACGACGTGGTCGTCCTCGCGAACGTCGAAGTCGTCCACGACCTCGGCCTCCCACGAACCTTCGAGGACGTGTTCGCCCCAGCGGTCGAACTCGTCGTAGTAGTGAGTGTCCTCGAACTGCTCGGGCGTGTGCACGTCGCGGGTGAACACGACGGACGCACCT
The genomic region above belongs to Haladaptatus sp. R4 and contains:
- a CDS encoding lipoate--protein ligase family protein; protein product: MRVLRGQAETRDEDRQVTAAMLTETADTEESAVRVWTPHRQVAFGRRDTRAEKYDVAKSVARACGFEPLERSVGGRAVAYTGTTVAFAKTVPLADMRTGMEKRYAEITEDLQRAFWRLGVPAQRGEPERSFCPGDYSLQWKGKVAGVAQRVRTGAALVSGVVIVDDHGEIAGVLDPIYSALDVPFNPDSVGSIAKVDGDSDPKRVVEIIEEMLVGGADVTVEHVDRGI
- a CDS encoding cysteine hydrolase family protein, which produces MNVDSDSTAVVVVDMQNGFCHPNGSLYSPTSEDVIDPIRDLLARARDAGASVVFTRDVHTPEQFEDTHYYDEFDRWGEHVLEGSWEAEVVDDFDVREDDHVVTKYTYDAFYQTDLEGYLNAHDIHDLLICGTLANVCVLHTAGSAGLRDFKPIIVEDAVGYIEEGHRDYALEHAAWLFGEGVELDDIEFK